Sequence from the Rutidosis leptorrhynchoides isolate AG116_Rl617_1_P2 chromosome 3, CSIRO_AGI_Rlap_v1, whole genome shotgun sequence genome:
tcagtttctgTTCCGATCTATCATTGACGTATCATGACTACCTAGAAGCCACGTCATCAATTGTTTTCGTTACAGGTAAAAAAAGTATAGTGGGCGAcatcagcacattttttataagtttgtaggcgacaatatgacagaaatgagtttgtgggcgacatcggtacatttgtgtaagtttgtagcctatttttgactttaaccctAAATAAAATATTGAGTTTCAAATGTAAATTTgagttttaatttttattattttggcCGTTTGGGTGTCAAATTTGAGTTTTATAGATGGGTTGAAAGTGTCTTATTTTTAGACGCGTCGAATGTATCAATTTTTTAGACAGGACAAACATGAGAGATATTTTAGACAGGTTAACGGGTCAGTTAGATTATTATGATGGGTTGAAAGGATCAACTTTTTTaaaacgggctcttaaactcaaaacaatAATTGTTTGAAAATCAATTAAGTTTGTACGATTATTTTACTCACATGTGCAATGCACATGCTCTAACGTTTTATTTACTTTCGCTAtctacatacttgaatgatataatCTGTTACGGTTTTGCACGACTTTTTACACACTCGTGCAACTCACGGGCTCTAAAACCTAGTTATATTGAATATAATTGATTAGTTCTTTCTTCCCATAATTATTGTGTGGGTTAATTTTTTGTTAGATTTAAAATATTTTTGTAATTATCTATTATTCCTTGATTGAATGAGTTATTTGAGTAATAAAAAAAGTTATTATAAAATGTAAATAGTAAATTTGTTTCTATTAAAAAGTTGCATTTCCAATTATTAAAAGGGTTTAATTAAAGTTAATTAGTTCTTATATTGTTATTTAGAATAAAAgataatatttttaaaacaaaccaaaagAGTATTGTAGACAATTTTTTTGGAACGGAAGGAATACTATATAAGAGGATAATCCAGTTAGGCTGCTTATATGGGCAACCTGGGATCGGCCGTCCCCAATGACCGGATTTTTTTGGGTTATTTATATGTTAAAACTCCGTGCTCAGTTTATTTATACGTCAAAATTTGACATTTTTGTCCCGTTTGTTTGTTTCTTCAAATTTTTAAGGTTTTGCACTCGCGGGAAAAAAATTTATGATCCACCAGTGCATAGAGATGTAATGATAATCGTCCTTATCAGCAAGCCTAATTAAAGGCAAAATCTTATCCacctatcatatatcatatattgtAATAATTTTTCAAACTTTTAGCTTTAAATTTTATATTATACTATGTATAAACAAATTTGGAAAACAAGTAAGTAGACAAGTTGCTGGCttgttgaaaagaaaaaaaaaactttatttataGAGTACCAGTCTATATGTAAGAGCAAGGTTGAAAAATTCGTTACTTAAGGATTAATTGGTCGAGACTTTGGAAGGAGTAATCGATAATTTGGGGATTCATCAGAAAAATTCATCGGATTGTACTTAAtacattatatgtgtaaatatagaatattaccataaagataaacataaacattaatataattgtgtaaaatttttcattttattcaaaaactataaagttctagtttaaattcattttaaaatgttgatcaattttgactacgaccgactttgattaccaaatttgatTTTAACCTATTAAtcgacgttgaccgattaattaaacagaTTTTGAAAAAATTGGAACGAATTGCTCTTAAAAATGAATAATCAGAAATTAATGGGGAAGTAACTGAGTTTTTTTAAACAGTGTCTATAGTAGTACTTAACAGGTCAAATAatgtaatttaatttaattattgacATGTAAAAAACTGAAATCGAAACACTCACTAATTAAGTTTCATTTACTAAATCTATTTCTTGCATTTGATACACTCTGATACCTAGGGTTTGAATGCAAGACCATATACAAGCTTTACATAGCCATTAATTATTGGCTAAAAGTATTAACGAGAAAGAATAAGCATAAGGTGGTCATTTTAAAAATAAACCCTAGTAGATGGAAAACAACATATTTAGATTTCTACCTCAAAAAACATCCCAAGTAGTATACCTTTTGCCAAATTTTATTCAATTATGTGCACCTATTTGGAACTTGGAAATGGTGTTTTGGCTTTACTGTCCAAGCCGAAGCTCGAGATCCAACTCGTCATCTTGATTTTCGTCACGAATACGTCTTTTTGAATCTTTATCTTCACCAACTGACCAACCAAATTGTAAACTTAAGCTCATCATCTTCTCCTCTCTTGATGGACTTGTGATCACTCCAAAATCTTGATTATTTTCATAGTTTCTTGGTAAAGAAGTACTACTTGATGTGGATGTTGTGTAACATTCTTGATAATTAGGAAGTTCAGAAATATAGGTTTGTGGGTAGTTTGTGAAAATTGGTTGGTAGAATCTTGGGCGTGGATAACAACTATGATCTTCTACTAGTGTACTTGAGTTATTACTATTACTCGAAAAGTTATTACGCTTAATTTTTGCTCTATCTTTTCGATGAATGTTCATATGTCCACCCAACGCTTGCGCTGTGGTGAATCCGCGCTTGCAAAATATGCATTCGTATGATCTCCCTATCTGCTTTGGATCAACTTCTTCGAACGAATCTTTTGGTGGATGTTCATGATCACCTATAATCATGGAATCCATTGAGGTACTAAAGCTTCTAGCTTaattagatatagttttgattaagAAAGGAGTAATATTAAGAGatgtttttttaaatatataaatgaagAATTGTTTTGAAGGGGAAAGTGAGGTTTGTATGAAGGTTTTAAGTGAAAAAAATGAGAATGTCTGGTCTTAAATTTTTAacaatatttatacatttatatattctCTTGGCCGGCTCATGGAAAAGACTttgtatattttataatttatacaaGTTTATTTAGTTTAACTAGTTATAGTGATATGTTGTCGTAATACATCTCTTTCGACTTGTCACACACACTGCGCGTATAATTATATGTACATAATTCAATTCTACGTTCACAAATGTAATGAAATCCGCTAATAACGGGTTTTCAAAATGGCGTAAGTGCACTAAAAAACATTATTTATAATCCGATGTATGCAAGAAAGTAGTCGGGATTACACCAAGTGTAATTAACATTAAACGTATTGTTAtcatatttattttaatttaatttaattaaattttaataactGTGTCAACTTATAATAATAAGTGTCCATATATCACCTTCTACATTAACTTATAATAGTGTCCATATATCACCTTCTACATGTTATTGTTATCATATGGTacttttggtattttgttcatattTGTCTGCTCATCATGATACATGAGATAGTATTGACAAGGATTGATAAGTACTCAAGTACTCCATACTATTTATTGGTATTTGGATAAATTTATTTAGTATTGATCACTCTTGTAAAGGTATGGCTCTACTAAGTGAGTCAACGGCAAGCGTTGATTTATTGGCGACTTTACCgccacttagagcctaaattaaactccagacatgatttaaaacccatgaaaatttgatctcaccattttcatggcgtctcgttTGTATCTTTTTTTTTCTACTTTTTTATGTTGtactcttttttttctttctttccttcctactttctggccggaggtccctggaagcaatctctttatccgtcgaatagagagagaaaGTACTTTCTCTACTCtttggagtgtttcactcggggtggagaaatgatttctctttattctaggatagaggaaggattgtctacgatcaacctcccccataccccacataggtgggattgggtattgttgttgttgttgttgatcacTGTTGTAAAGGGCAACCACCTCGACCTTTGCGCCCACCGGTGCGGCGGTTTTGTGACTAGTTTGTCCCGACTCGAATAAAAATGTCTAATAAGTCGGTCAACAATCAAAAGTCATGTCAAAATCATGAAAAGTCAGGTCAACGTTGGTTAAAAGTCGACTTTTTATCGTGCCTTGTCCTATATTAAACGAAAACCCCACGCATTTAAAATTCGATGGGAAATATACTGatttacatattatcctttaaagataaattaataaataaattataatctTCGAAAGCATTATAAAAAGTTATATATTATGTAAATTACAACCACATCATCTTATAtgtaaatcatttatttttaaaatatctaTTTTTAAAGGATTTATGTCCGAAATATCTATATTCAATGTatctatatttaaaagtcaacgttggtcaactatCGACTCGTCCCTCGCCGCGTCCCTGTCTCGACCGACTCGTACCTCCATGGTCTGCATCGATGCGTTCCCAACTCACGTCTTTTACAACCTTGGACTATTGATTGTTATGCATGTTAGAGAATGAACAAGCGGGAAGTGACCATGTGGGGaagggggaagtaaattttttttttttttttaacaaatttcCCAAACATTATGATTAggagaaaatatgaacatttaaaaatgacactttatgataaatgttattattttgaccagaAAGCTCTCAAAGAAATAATATATAATTCAGGCTTAAGACTACCGGTTATTGTAACTGTGATTTGTAAACGTAAATTTGATGTTATGaggagattttaataattttttactGTTACATAATACTACTCCattcgtcccatattaatagtccactaTTTCATTTTAGGATGTCTCAAATTAATAattcacttccataaatagaaaagaataagaagcTCAAGTTCTATCTCGGGGTTGTAAGTTTCAAATCTCTTAATAAAGCTCTTCTCTGTAAATGGAGGTGGAGATATGTTACATGTCGAGATTGGCTTTGGGTCAATCTGATCAAATCTATTCACGGTGTACAACTAGATGGCTATTATCCTCCTGTTAACGTTGTATCTGGTGGAACATGTGCGGTTATTAATCATGTTATTCTTGACATACATGACAATATTCTCTCTGTTGCTAATCTGCTATCTATTAAAATAGGTAACGACATTAACTCGTTATTTTGGTATGATAAATGGCTTAACGATACCCCTTTGAGGTTCAAATTCCCTCGTTTATTTGCTTTTGAAAAGGCTAAATTCTGTAAGGTTGGAGATCGCAACCATAATGAGGATTGGATATGGTCTTGGCGTAGGAGTGTTCAATTAGGAATAGAGAACCAACAGATGGTAGATCTATGCGCTGCTACTGCTCTTGTCACCTTTTCGGACACACCTGAAAAATGGGTATGCAACTTGACTCCCGAAGGCTATTTTTCTATTAGCAAATTTCGCATGTTGTTAGACTATTCTGATGCTTATACCCGTCCTTTATCAATGGTGCAATTTGGTTCCCCCTAAGGTGAATATCTTTCTTTGGCGTGCTATACATAACAAGCTCCCAGCTAAATGTAGTTTATCGGATAGGGGTGTCGTGGTTCGAAGCCTTTTATGCTCTTCTTGCTTGTTAAATGTTGAAGACTTCCCTCATATCTTCTTCGACTGTGTGCTGGGGTTGCTTCTTGCGTTTGGGCTTACATTGCTTCTTGGATTGGTGTTGATATTCAAAAAAGGCATACGTTTGATAATTTGTGGCAATTGCTAATGGTCACTCTTAAGGATCCGAAAGAAGTCTTGGTATATCAAAGTTATCTGCTTTGCAACAATGTGGACCTTGTGGCGATTAAACGGGGTTATTTTCAAGCCCAAAAAATTTAAGAAACGTCATATTATAGATGTTATTTTTTTATCCTCTTTTGATTGGCTTTCTTCCCGTTTTATGAAAGCTAATCTTAATTGGAATGTTTGGTTGCAAAATCTTTTAATGACTTTGTAATTTTCTAACACCTTGCTAGCTTTTTAGAATTTTCaagttgttcaaaaaaaaaaaaaggattaaaggacaaagaaaaggtaaaggtaaaactgaaaagtaaaccgaaaatacagtacttttatgaaaattttaaactGTTATTTTTTGTCTGTAAATTATTAATATGGGACCAATGGAGTattaaactttaaaaaaaaaatggtatGTGTCATATTATTATGAGAAGGGAGGTGAAACCTTCAATCATATCTGTAAGTTTATCTAGAGAattaaactttaatttttataaGTAAAGATATAATTAGGTGTGTATAAATCACAAATATGTGTCTGAGTAGCACCTACCTTATGAGAATGTTTAGGGtgatataacaaaaaaaaaaaaaaaaaaaagtatgaaTGGGATAAAAAGAACtacaaaaatatattaataatataaatattatgtgtttatTTTTAATTTGGTGTCACTTTATTTTTCGCCCTATACATTTATGATGATACACATAATAATTCGATCGATAAAACACATTTTTTCATGACTCGATGAAGTTCCGTCTTGAATCTAACCTGCATAACGGTCCAGGAGAAAAAACATTTTCTCGGTCATACTTAAGCAAACCGGCCAGAAGATCATTCAAGGCAACATCCAGGAAGAAACGTCCCGTATAAAAGCTGGTCGTGACATCACATAAGCTCATCCTACCCGGACAAGTGAGTCAGACACCGGCACCACTCACCCGGGTACAAAAAGGAGGTTACAAACCATATTTTCGCTCGGCCAGACACACTAGTCACCCGACAATCTCTGCAAGAATATTACGAATGAAGATACGAACCGGCTGTAATCTTACCCGTTCAAGAGAATACCATGAAGAAGCACTTAGAATAAACATCGGGTAAAGTTCTTTTTAACTAAACCAAGAGCAAGACATTCATCCGTCACGTTGTAGTAAGATCCGCCACACCACTCCAAAATGAccacaatcattccggaatagacATACTATTTCAGGAAAATCACATGGTTTCGGAACAAGGCACTCAGAACAAACACTTGATCCTGGAACAGACACACAAATGGGTTATATGCCACATCAGCCCACGAATCTAGAAAAGTTTGTTAGACTTGTTGTAGCGGTTTGGTTTTGGGGCGTTGCAAGCCCACGTGGTACCCAACCAACACCATAAATTGTAAGTATCAATGCGTGGGATGGTGTATTTTACCCCTGTCCGTTGCCAAGCAACGTACCAAGCAACATCCGTTGCCaatttttttcttatatttttattttaaaatattatttttatcctctTTTAATATTTaactcaattatattttaacacatcatcacaatactcttAACCCACACCATAAACCCACACCACCATTACTCCACAAACATAACccacacgtcctagtcatcaaaaagcaACTCACGCCCTCAACCCAAGCCCCCAACCACTACAAGTGGTCTTAAGATCTGTTTGTTATGCACTTATGCTAATGAAAAGGACAAGTGCCACGTCAGCCCACAAATCCGGTaaagtttgttataaccatgaaaggggCATATGTCACGTCATTATTCTCTCAAAACACTTATAAATACACCCAATGGGTCGTTCATTATACATGACTGAACACATACTGTTACTCTGCCAAAACCATACCGTAACATTGTTCAATGAAAGATACAACTCCGATTGAGATTCCGGTCGATATCGGAGTTTGTCGATACTTAAGATATTAGCTTATTCGATCTAATCGAGTAAGGTTAATTCAATCGTTTGTTTTACGCCATTGGGATTCAGATTTCAAACGAGTTTTGCACAATTATTGAAGTTAAAACAATCGATCAATACATTTTTCCAAATTAAGCACTCATGTATAAATCTAAAACAACCAATTTAGATTTAGGCGTGATCAATTTACAACTGAAGTCTCTTTTCCGTCATTGTTGGTGCCCCGTATCCGTAtccgtatattaatattaatattaatcaatcGTAGGCATAACATACATCGTCGTACTCGTAGTTAAGGTGTACACATCAAAATATGTGTTGATCATCAAAATCTTTAATCACCTTTAAACAAAAAGAAGACTTTTTTAAAAGGCAAAGTTGTTGGCATCAAATACTttcatttgccacgcacgcacgcgctttcgggcagaaaacccgaaccgcattacagggatccgaaccttataccatcccgaggggcaggcggtcgAACCTGGGTCCTaaatacgggtcggtaaaaccttcctcggggcaattcggctttcaggaaataaatcccacgaatatttttaaggggagggactcgaacttgagacctccccaccCCATCCCAATGCATAATTACAAATGGATGAACTACTGGACTGGACCACAAGGGTGAGTTCAACAAAAAGAAGACTTTAAAGAtaaaattattttatcaataaataCTCCGTATAATTTGTAGGCGTCGTTATCATTTTTCTCTGTATATTGTACGTAGTATGTGTTAGATTGTAAGTATTACCCTAAAAGTAATTTTTAAATTTGATAAACTAATTTGTCACAATCACTTGTAGCATGTGTTGGtcttaatcatacaaatatatgaTAATCGACCCGTACACGATTTTTATCTGTTTAATAT
This genomic interval carries:
- the LOC139902571 gene encoding uncharacterized protein, which encodes MDSMIIGDHEHPPKDSFEEVDPKQIGRSYECIFCKRGFTTAQALGGHMNIHRKDRAKIKRNNFSSNSNNSSTLVEDHSCYPRPRFYQPIFTNYPQTYISELPNYQECYTTSTSSSTSLPRNYENNQDFGVITSPSREEKMMSLSLQFGWSVGEDKDSKRRIRDENQDDELDLELRLGQ